The proteins below come from a single Streptococcus canis genomic window:
- a CDS encoding ABC transporter permease — protein MFYLKLAWNNLRNSLSVSAPFLLASTVLYMLNCIVHIILMSPISENMKHGKILLGLGAFILILFALIMEVYSYRFLLNQRSREFGLYNMLGMNKKQVSWVSTLELILMYFVTVGVGSLLSAIFSHLFYLIFVNLVHSTNLTLQFQIGAFTLTAFIFAFIFGFLALVGLLKIGKTSPLMLFRDSEKGEKEPRGNFLLAGLSVISLSVGYYISLTSSTLTAFETIIRFFIAVIIVIVGTYLFYISFMTWYLKRRRQNKTYFYQPEHFVSTSQMIFRMKQNAVGLANITILAVMAFISIATTTALYTNTEVMTEQLFPRNSKITFDNNTLTNQDEIFQKVVLDKIDKKASDFLIYKDTMITFEISRASKIVVTKKDVMHPNIAKIGFVYLVTQDDFRSLGNKLPQLKTGQTAFYKQKGDSQLTEIELLGHHFKNVLNLKTVQFPAVANTYNPGVLVVSDKTTLDNVQETFKKITNYGFEPSITAYADLTKEEIAKILDDKGTISDNGQFIGNIETKEDYRLGVYALSGGFLFTGFLLGFSFILGAALIIYYKQYSEGHEDQKSYKILQEVGMSKDQVKKTINSQILLVFFMPIALAVLHFCAALVMLKQMLLLFGVLDSTLIYLVSAITIGLIICLYFIIYKMTSRTYYRIIER, from the coding sequence ATGTTTTACCTCAAATTAGCTTGGAATAACCTTAGAAATTCTCTAAGCGTTTCAGCTCCGTTTTTACTGGCGAGTACTGTTTTATACATGCTTAATTGCATTGTTCATATTATTCTTATGAGTCCTATTTCAGAAAACATGAAACACGGGAAAATACTCCTCGGTTTAGGCGCCTTTATTCTGATCCTCTTTGCTCTGATTATGGAAGTTTATAGTTATCGCTTTTTACTCAATCAAAGAAGCCGAGAATTTGGTCTCTATAATATGCTAGGCATGAATAAAAAGCAAGTCAGCTGGGTTTCCACCCTTGAACTCATTTTGATGTATTTTGTGACAGTAGGAGTGGGTAGCCTCTTATCAGCTATTTTTTCTCACCTCTTTTACTTGATTTTTGTCAATCTGGTTCATTCTACCAACCTAACCTTGCAATTTCAGATAGGTGCTTTTACCTTAACAGCCTTTATCTTTGCTTTTATTTTCGGTTTCCTAGCCTTAGTTGGCCTGCTTAAAATTGGCAAAACCTCTCCTTTAATGCTCTTCAGAGATAGTGAAAAAGGAGAAAAAGAACCTCGCGGCAATTTCTTATTAGCAGGTCTTTCCGTTATATCTCTTAGTGTTGGTTATTATATTTCCTTGACGTCTTCGACGTTAACAGCTTTTGAAACCATTATTCGTTTCTTTATAGCCGTTATCATTGTCATTGTTGGTACCTATCTTTTTTACATCTCCTTTATGACTTGGTATTTAAAACGCCGTCGTCAAAATAAGACTTATTTTTATCAGCCAGAGCATTTTGTTAGCACGTCACAAATGATTTTTAGGATGAAACAAAATGCTGTGGGACTTGCTAATATCACCATTTTAGCAGTGATGGCATTTATTTCCATTGCAACAACGACTGCCTTATATACCAATACAGAGGTAATGACTGAACAACTCTTTCCAAGAAATAGTAAAATTACCTTTGATAATAATACCTTAACGAATCAAGATGAGATTTTCCAAAAGGTGGTCCTAGACAAGATTGATAAAAAAGCATCTGACTTTCTGATTTATAAGGATACCATGATAACTTTTGAAATTTCTCGAGCCTCTAAAATCGTGGTCACCAAAAAGGATGTCATGCATCCTAATATCGCTAAAATTGGTTTTGTTTATCTAGTTACTCAAGATGATTTTCGTTCTTTGGGAAATAAACTTCCTCAGTTAAAGACAGGTCAGACTGCTTTCTATAAACAAAAAGGGGATAGTCAGTTAACAGAAATTGAGTTGTTGGGACATCACTTTAAGAATGTCCTTAATCTTAAAACAGTTCAATTCCCTGCAGTAGCTAATACCTACAATCCTGGAGTTTTAGTCGTTAGTGATAAAACCACTTTAGACAACGTCCAAGAAACCTTTAAAAAGATAACTAATTACGGCTTTGAACCATCGATAACTGCCTATGCTGATCTCACTAAAGAAGAAATTGCTAAGATTCTAGATGACAAAGGAACCATCAGTGATAACGGCCAATTTATTGGTAACATAGAAACAAAAGAAGACTATCGTCTTGGCGTATATGCCCTCTCAGGAGGTTTCCTCTTTACAGGTTTCTTACTAGGCTTTAGCTTTATTCTTGGCGCAGCCTTAATCATTTACTATAAACAATACTCAGAAGGACATGAAGATCAAAAATCGTACAAGATCTTACAAGAAGTAGGTATGAGTAAAGACCAAGTCAAAAAGACTATCAATTCACAAATTCTTTTAGTTTTCTTTATGCCAATTGCCTTGGCTGTTCTCCATTTCTGTGCAGCACTTGTGATGCTCAAGCAAATGCTATTGCTCTTTGGTGTACTAGACTCAACCCTCATTTATCTGGTCAGTGCAATCACTATTGGTCTCATTATTTGCCTTTATTTTATCATTTATAAGATGACCAGCAGAACTTATTATCGGATTATTGAAAGATAA
- a CDS encoding ABC transporter ATP-binding protein gives MLLEINHLEKVFRTRFSKEETRALQDVDFKVDKGEFIAIMGESGSGKTTLLNILATLEKPTNGSVCLNGIDITKIKENRLAAFRLQNLGFVFQDFNLLDTLSVRDNIFLPLVLNRRPIKEMEARINQIAPQLRIDTLLDKRPFEISGGQKQRVAIARSLITKPQLLLADEPTAALDYRNSEELLTLFEEINRSGQTILMVTHSANAASHANRVLFIKDGRIFHQIYRGNKNNLDFNKDISIAMTGLLGGE, from the coding sequence ATGTTATTAGAAATCAATCACCTCGAAAAAGTGTTCCGCACGCGCTTTTCAAAAGAAGAAACTAGAGCGCTACAAGATGTCGACTTTAAAGTGGATAAGGGCGAATTTATTGCGATTATGGGAGAATCTGGCTCTGGTAAAACAACCCTCTTAAATATTCTTGCTACCTTAGAAAAACCGACCAATGGATCCGTCTGCTTAAATGGCATTGATATTACTAAAATCAAAGAAAACCGTCTGGCGGCATTTCGTCTGCAAAACCTCGGCTTCGTCTTCCAAGATTTTAATTTACTTGATACCTTATCTGTTCGGGATAATATTTTCTTGCCGCTAGTCTTAAACCGCAGACCAATCAAGGAAATGGAGGCTCGCATCAACCAGATTGCCCCGCAATTACGTATTGATACCCTTTTAGATAAACGACCGTTTGAAATTTCAGGCGGGCAAAAACAACGGGTAGCTATCGCCAGAAGCCTGATTACGAAACCACAATTATTACTTGCTGACGAACCGACAGCAGCGCTGGATTATCGTAATTCAGAAGAGTTACTCACTCTCTTTGAAGAGATCAACAGAAGTGGTCAAACTATTCTAATGGTTACCCATTCAGCCAACGCTGCCAGCCATGCTAACCGCGTCTTATTTATCAAAGATGGCCGCATTTTCCATCAGATTTACCGAGGAAATAAAAATAATTTAGACTTTAATAAAGATATTTCTATTGCCATGACAGGCCTTTTAGGAGGTGAATAG
- a CDS encoding S41 family peptidase, whose product MKRYMKVLSLLGIPLMIILSIVIYGIQRYGPNFNLYLFPPSAQKYGDIALERLDMLGLYAQGEKWDKTCQETHKALKKAKSYKEAQQILQKAVSVAGGKHSSLVSKNSFQKSLVDQQKPVAQVEGGILYLKVPAIEGLAPKTLTAYANKLNTPLTKNYKGAIVDLRGNTGGNMTPMLIGLSGLLPDGDLFSFEDKYRNKQVVELQGKELVNQDSIALDKPVVKQDIPVAVLIDHQTASSGEMTAFAFQGLENTLFFGEPTAGYTTGNNVIPLYDGALLVITSSRIINRQGQVYENNPIFPDRNSQDPLADAKQWLSEVTK is encoded by the coding sequence ATGAAACGATATATGAAAGTGTTATCCTTATTAGGAATTCCTCTGATGATAATCCTCAGCATAGTCATCTATGGTATTCAACGTTATGGACCTAACTTTAATCTGTATCTATTCCCACCCAGTGCTCAAAAATATGGAGACATTGCCTTAGAACGGTTAGATATGCTTGGCTTGTATGCTCAAGGTGAAAAGTGGGACAAGACATGCCAAGAAACGCACAAGGCTCTTAAAAAAGCAAAATCTTACAAAGAAGCTCAGCAAATTCTCCAAAAGGCAGTGAGCGTAGCAGGAGGAAAACATTCCTCTTTGGTCAGTAAAAACAGTTTCCAAAAAAGCTTAGTCGATCAGCAGAAGCCCGTAGCACAGGTTGAGGGCGGTATTCTTTACCTAAAAGTGCCTGCTATTGAAGGATTAGCTCCCAAAACTTTGACAGCTTACGCCAATAAGTTAAACACTCCTCTTACAAAGAACTATAAGGGAGCAATTGTTGACTTGCGTGGTAATACTGGTGGTAATATGACCCCTATGCTTATCGGATTGTCGGGACTTCTACCGGACGGAGATTTATTCAGTTTTGAAGATAAGTACCGAAACAAACAGGTCGTGGAGCTACAAGGCAAAGAACTAGTCAATCAAGATAGTATTGCGTTAGATAAGCCAGTTGTCAAACAAGACATCCCTGTTGCCGTTTTAATAGATCACCAAACAGCCTCTTCAGGAGAAATGACCGCATTTGCTTTTCAAGGCCTAGAAAATACCCTTTTCTTTGGAGAGCCAACAGCAGGTTATACGACAGGAAATAATGTCATTCCCTTATATGACGGTGCCCTTTTAGTTATTACTAGCAGTCGCATTATCAACCGTCAAGGACAAGTTTATGAAAATAATCCTATTTTCCCTGACAGAAATAGCCAAGACCCTCTTGCTGACGCCAAGCAATGGTTATCAGAAGTAACGAAATAA
- the trmFO gene encoding methylenetetrahydrofolate--tRNA-(uracil(54)-C(5))-methyltransferase (FADH(2)-oxidizing) TrmFO produces MSQSNATYINVIGAGLAGSEAAYQIAKRGIPVKLYEMRGVKPTPQHKTANFAELVCSNSFRGDSLTNAVGLLKEEMRRLDSIILRNGEAHRVPAGGAMAVDREGYAEGVTAELENHPLIEVIRGEITEIPDDAITIIATGPLTSDALAEKIHALNGGDGFYFYDAAAPIIDKSTIDMSKVYLKSRYDKGEAAYLNCPMTKEEFMAFHEALTTAEEAPLNSFEKEKYFEGCMPIEVMAKRGIKTMLYGPMKPVGLEYPDDYEGPRDGDFKTPYAVVQLRQDNAAGSLYNIVGFQTHLKWGEQKRVFQMIPGLEHAEFVRYGVMHRNSYMDSPNLLTETFQSRSNPNLFFAGQMTGVEGYVESAASGLVAGINAARLFKGEEEVVFPRTTAIGSLPYYVTHTESKHFQPMNVNFGIIKELEGPRIRDKKERYEVIANRALADLENCLAAL; encoded by the coding sequence TTGTCTCAATCGAATGCAACTTATATCAATGTCATTGGAGCAGGCCTTGCTGGCTCTGAGGCTGCCTACCAGATTGCCAAGCGTGGCATCCCCGTCAAACTCTATGAAATGCGTGGCGTTAAGCCAACTCCCCAGCATAAAACAGCGAATTTTGCTGAGCTGGTTTGCTCTAATTCTTTCCGTGGCGACAGCTTGACCAACGCAGTTGGTCTTCTCAAAGAAGAGATGCGTCGCTTGGATTCTATCATTTTGCGCAATGGCGAAGCTCACCGAGTTCCTGCTGGTGGTGCCATGGCGGTGGACCGTGAAGGCTATGCGGAAGGTGTCACAGCAGAGCTAGAAAATCATCCCCTCATCGAAGTCATTCGTGGTGAAATCACTGAAATCCCTGACGATGCCATCACAATTATTGCGACGGGTCCGTTGACATCAGATGCCCTTGCTGAAAAAATTCACGCGCTCAACGGCGGTGACGGATTCTATTTTTACGATGCGGCAGCACCTATCATTGACAAATCCACTATTGACATGAGCAAGGTTTATCTCAAATCTCGTTATGATAAAGGCGAAGCTGCTTACCTCAATTGTCCTATGACCAAGGAAGAATTCATGGCTTTTCATGAAGCACTGACAACTGCAGAAGAAGCACCGCTGAATTCTTTTGAAAAAGAAAAATACTTTGAAGGCTGCATGCCAATCGAAGTCATGGCCAAACGTGGCATTAAAACCATGCTCTACGGTCCAATGAAACCAGTCGGTTTGGAATACCCAGACGACTACGAAGGACCTCGTGACGGCGACTTTAAGACGCCATACGCCGTTGTTCAGCTCCGTCAGGACAATGCTGCTGGCAGTCTTTATAATATCGTCGGCTTCCAAACTCATCTTAAATGGGGAGAACAGAAACGCGTTTTCCAAATGATTCCAGGTCTTGAACATGCTGAATTTGTCCGCTACGGTGTCATGCACCGCAATTCCTACATGGATTCACCAAATCTTCTGACGGAAACCTTCCAATCTCGTAGCAATCCAAACCTTTTCTTTGCTGGTCAGATGACCGGAGTTGAAGGTTATGTCGAATCAGCTGCTTCAGGCTTAGTAGCTGGTATCAATGCTGCTCGTCTTTTCAAGGGTGAGGAGGAAGTAGTCTTCCCACGGACGACAGCTATCGGAAGCCTTCCTTACTATGTAACCCATACAGAAAGCAAGCATTTCCAACCGATGAATGTCAATTTTGGGATCATCAAAGAACTCGAAGGTCCACGGATTCGTGATAAGAAAGAACGTTACGAAGTCATTGCTAATCGTGCCTTAGCTGATTTAGAAAATTGCTTAGCTGCTCTTTAA
- a CDS encoding DUF3307 domain-containing protein → MINGASQYLTQNPVLTLFLICHVLSDYQLQSQRMADQKEADLAYFGDHIIGVSIPLICLTLIIPQVWLMSLLVMTSHALIDWLKPKVASYLNWKREWIFLLDQCLHIGISLFAGLRLAGVTLPSWLPAPLLLTVLFILLITKPTNIIFKLFFCKYQPDQGEKMDTIMGAGAMIGNLERIVIGICMIMGQFASIGLVFTAKSIARYNKISENPAFAEYYLIGSLFSILSVFVAAWLCFF, encoded by the coding sequence ATGATTAACGGTGCATCACAATACCTGACCCAAAACCCAGTTCTAACTCTTTTTCTGATTTGTCATGTGTTATCAGACTATCAGTTACAAAGCCAACGAATGGCCGATCAGAAAGAAGCAGATCTGGCTTATTTTGGGGATCATATCATCGGAGTCAGCATTCCTCTTATTTGTCTAACGCTTATTATCCCACAAGTATGGCTAATGAGTCTTTTGGTTATGACTAGTCACGCGCTTATTGATTGGCTAAAACCGAAGGTAGCGAGCTATTTAAACTGGAAAAGAGAATGGATTTTTCTGCTAGATCAGTGTCTACATATCGGTATTAGTTTATTTGCTGGACTAAGGTTAGCAGGAGTGACCTTGCCTAGTTGGCTTCCTGCGCCTTTGTTGCTGACCGTTTTGTTTATCCTACTCATTACCAAACCGACTAATATTATCTTTAAACTCTTTTTCTGCAAATACCAGCCTGACCAGGGAGAAAAGATGGATACTATTATGGGGGCAGGTGCGATGATTGGTAACCTTGAGCGAATTGTTATTGGCATTTGTATGATTATGGGGCAGTTTGCCTCAATAGGTCTAGTCTTTACCGCTAAATCTATTGCTCGCTACAATAAAATTTCTGAAAATCCTGCTTTTGCTGAATATTATTTAATCGGTTCCTTGTTTAGCATTCTGAGTGTATTTGTAGCGGCATGGCTCTGCTTTTTCTAG
- a CDS encoding SatD family protein yields the protein MYLALIGDIIQSKQLVDRSKAQETLKNCLEELNKTFAPYIVSKLSVTLGDEFQGLFQMDTPIFHLIDLINRNMKNSPLRFGLGTGTILTEINPEISIGADGPAYWHAREAITYIHQKNDYGNTTLAIRTGNQEWDDLLNSLISAGEAIKANWRTSQWEIFDTLLDLGIYEDYFDQQVLGRCLSLNSSALSKRLKSSHVKIYLRTRQSALRCLHQLKEVTDD from the coding sequence ATGTATTTAGCACTTATTGGGGACATTATTCAGTCTAAACAACTGGTAGATCGCTCCAAGGCACAAGAAACTTTAAAAAATTGTCTAGAGGAGCTTAACAAAACCTTTGCTCCTTATATCGTTTCGAAGTTATCGGTAACCTTGGGAGATGAATTTCAAGGTCTTTTCCAAATGGATACCCCCATTTTTCACTTGATTGATTTGATTAATCGTAACATGAAAAATAGCCCTCTTCGTTTTGGGTTGGGAACAGGAACTATTTTAACAGAAATTAATCCTGAGATTAGTATTGGTGCTGATGGACCGGCTTACTGGCATGCCCGAGAGGCTATTACCTACATTCATCAAAAAAATGATTATGGTAATACTACCTTGGCTATTCGGACAGGCAACCAAGAGTGGGATGACTTGTTAAATAGTTTAATTTCGGCTGGAGAAGCCATAAAAGCCAACTGGCGAACAAGTCAATGGGAAATTTTTGACACGCTTTTAGATTTGGGCATTTATGAAGACTATTTTGATCAGCAAGTCCTAGGAAGATGCTTATCACTTAATTCAAGCGCTCTTTCTAAACGGTTAAAGAGTAGTCATGTTAAAATTTATTTACGAACACGTCAAAGTGCTCTGCGCTGTCTCCACCAGCTAAAGGAGGTAACTGATGATTAA
- the topA gene encoding type I DNA topoisomerase codes for MGTKTTTKPKTGTKKPTTKKKSTAKKNLVIVESPAKAKTIEKYLGRNYKVVASVGHIRDLKKSSMSIDFENNYEPQYINIRGKGPLINSLKKEAKAAKKVYLASDPDREGEAISWHLSHILGLDPEDNNRVVFNEITKDAVKSAFVEPRQIDMNLVDSQQARRVLDRIVGYSISPILWKKVKKGLSAGRVQSVALKLIIDRENEIKAFIPEEYWSIDGLFKKGTKKFQASFYGIDGKKMKLSNNDDVKEVLSKLGGDDFLVSKVEKKERRRNAPLPYTTSSLQQDAANKINFRTRKTMMVAQQLYEGIHLGSNGTQGLITYMRTDSTRISPVAQNDAAQFITNHFGANYSKHGNRVKNTSGAQDAHEAIRPSSVNHTPDSIAKYLNKDQLKLYTLIWNRFVASQMTAAVFDTVKVNLEQNKVLFVANGSQMKFDGYMAVYNDSDKNKMLPEMEEGEAVKKVSTSPEQHFTQPPARYSEATLIKTLEENGVGRPSTYAPTLEVIQRRYYVRLSAKRFEPTELGEIVNKLIVEFFPDIVDVAFTAEMEGKLDQVEIGKEEWQHVIDQFYKPFVKELGKAESEIEKIQIKDEPAGFDCDVCGHPMVIKLGRFGKFYACSHFPECRNTKAITKEIGVTCPICHKGQVIERKTKRNRIFYGCDRYPECDFTSWDLPVGRDCPKSGDYLVEKKVRGGGKQVVCSNEACDYKEEKVK; via the coding sequence TTGGGAACAAAAACTACAACTAAGCCAAAAACGGGGACTAAAAAGCCCACCACTAAAAAGAAATCAACAGCTAAAAAAAATCTCGTTATTGTCGAGTCACCTGCCAAGGCCAAAACAATTGAAAAATACCTTGGTCGCAATTACAAAGTTGTTGCTTCAGTGGGTCATATTCGTGACTTGAAAAAATCCTCTATGTCTATTGACTTTGAGAATAACTATGAACCTCAATACATCAATATTCGTGGAAAGGGCCCCCTTATCAATTCTTTGAAAAAAGAAGCTAAAGCTGCAAAAAAAGTTTATTTGGCAAGTGACCCGGACCGTGAGGGAGAGGCTATTTCTTGGCATTTATCACATATCCTTGGACTTGATCCTGAAGATAATAACAGAGTAGTTTTCAATGAAATTACTAAAGACGCTGTGAAGAGTGCTTTTGTAGAGCCTCGTCAGATTGATATGAATTTGGTGGATTCTCAACAAGCTCGTCGTGTCTTAGACCGTATTGTGGGTTACTCCATTTCCCCCATTCTTTGGAAAAAGGTTAAAAAAGGACTTTCAGCAGGCCGTGTCCAATCTGTTGCTTTAAAACTAATCATTGACCGCGAAAATGAAATCAAAGCCTTTATTCCAGAAGAATATTGGTCAATTGATGGTCTCTTTAAAAAAGGTACCAAGAAATTTCAAGCAAGTTTTTATGGCATCGATGGCAAGAAGATGAAACTTTCTAATAACGATGACGTTAAAGAAGTTCTTTCTAAGTTAGGAGGGGATGATTTTCTTGTCAGTAAGGTCGAAAAGAAAGAGCGTAGACGTAACGCTCCCCTTCCATATACCACATCTTCTCTACAACAAGATGCTGCTAATAAGATTAATTTCAGAACACGAAAAACCATGATGGTGGCTCAACAACTTTATGAAGGGATTCATTTGGGTTCCAATGGCACACAAGGTTTGATTACCTATATGCGTACAGATTCTACCCGTATCAGCCCTGTTGCGCAAAATGATGCCGCTCAGTTTATTACCAATCATTTTGGAGCTAATTATTCAAAACATGGTAATCGTGTTAAAAATACAAGTGGAGCCCAAGATGCTCACGAGGCGATCCGCCCATCCAGCGTTAACCATACACCAGACTCTATTGCCAAATACCTTAATAAGGATCAGTTAAAACTTTATACGCTTATCTGGAATCGCTTTGTGGCTAGTCAAATGACAGCAGCTGTTTTTGATACAGTTAAGGTGAATTTGGAACAAAATAAGGTGCTTTTTGTTGCAAATGGTAGCCAAATGAAGTTTGATGGTTATATGGCTGTTTATAATGATTCAGATAAAAACAAAATGTTACCTGAAATGGAAGAAGGAGAAGCGGTAAAAAAAGTATCAACTTCTCCAGAACAGCACTTCACGCAGCCACCAGCTCGTTATTCTGAGGCAACTCTGATTAAAACTTTAGAAGAAAATGGAGTCGGCCGCCCATCAACTTACGCTCCAACCTTAGAAGTGATTCAACGCAGATACTATGTTAGATTGTCTGCTAAGCGCTTTGAGCCAACAGAACTTGGGGAAATTGTTAACAAACTCATTGTAGAATTTTTCCCAGATATTGTTGATGTTGCCTTTACTGCCGAGATGGAAGGTAAGCTAGACCAAGTTGAAATTGGCAAAGAAGAATGGCAACATGTCATCGATCAATTCTATAAGCCTTTTGTCAAAGAATTAGGTAAGGCCGAATCAGAAATTGAAAAGATTCAAATTAAGGATGAACCTGCTGGCTTTGACTGCGATGTTTGTGGTCATCCAATGGTGATTAAACTAGGACGTTTTGGTAAATTTTATGCATGTAGTCATTTCCCAGAGTGTCGTAATACAAAAGCCATCACTAAGGAAATCGGAGTCACCTGTCCAATTTGTCATAAGGGACAAGTGATTGAACGTAAAACCAAGCGCAATCGAATTTTCTATGGTTGTGATCGTTACCCAGAATGCGACTTTACTTCTTGGGATCTACCAGTTGGACGTGATTGTCCTAAGTCTGGTGACTACCTCGTTGAAAAGAAGGTACGGGGTGGCGGTAAACAAGTCGTTTGTAGCAATGAAGCTTGCGATTACAAGGAAGAAAAAGTCAAGTAA